Proteins from a single region of Theileria parva strain Muguga chromosome 1, complete sequence, whole genome shotgun sequence:
- a CDS encoding FtsJ-like methyltransferase family protein — protein sequence MAHTTKENRDIYYRKAKEEGFRARSAYKLLQIFESFHILYPTLDEESALSILLNSSCSYCENTINKSGKNDKSEEISSNLNTEHTLLNGYSNCRDSDGDSDSDSYDYSDIGLVDYVNIKRNCLGLGRIKNVVDLCSAPGSWSQLLSKMVHQDHRTLKNACRKLQNEREVCKNLVEYVNIKPVIVAIDIQQMAPIDGVHFLKGDITDPEILQQVLQLFIENVSRNINEAYGGECNEKLGRSAQLITCDGAPDISGLHETDSFLQSYLIKSALSVCFSLLDPDGCFICKTFFSSENTPIFTQVSSFFDYCTIFKPSASRSSSFEHFIVAVGYKPVGHIMKTPKSHGIYNEKESENEIDSELKEIIKVAGKIISWD from the coding sequence ATGGCGCATACTACTAAGGAGAACAGAGATATTTATTATAGGAAGGCGAAAGAAGAAGGGTTTAGAGCAAGAAGCGCCTATAAACTTTTACAGATTTTCGAGTCATTCCATATCTTATATCCAACACTTGATGAAGAATCAGCTTTATCAATTCTTTTAAACTCCTCTTGTTCATATTGTGAaaatacaataaataaaagtggtaaaaatgataaaagtGAAGAGATTTCTAGCAATTTAAACACAGAACACACTCTACTTAATGGTTATTCCAACTGTAGAGATTCGGATGGAGACTCAGATTCAGACTCTTATGACTACTCAGACATTGGTTTAGTAGATTACGTAAATATTAAACGAAACTGCCTCGGATTAGGGAGAATTAAAAACGTTGTTGACCTCTGTTCAGCACCTGGAAGTTGGTCACAACTACTTAGTAAAATGGTCCACCAGGACCACCGAACTCTTAAAAACGCTTGCAGGAAACTTCAAAATGAACGAgaagtgtgtaaaaaccTTGTTGAGTACGTAAATATTAAACCAGTGATTGTAGCCATAGATATTCAACAAATGGCACCGATAGATGGAGTCCATTTTTTAAAGGGTGACATAACTGACCCTGAAATACTACAGCAGGTTCTGCAACTTTTCATTGAAAACGTATCTAGAAACATAAATGAAGCTTACGGGGGAGAATGTAATGAAAAACTCGGAAGAAGTGCACAGCTTATAACCTGTGATGGAGCTCCTGATATTAGTGGACTCCATGAAACAGACTCCTTTCTACAGTCTTACCTGATAAAATCAGCTCTTTCAGTTTGTTTTTCACTTCTGGATCCTGATGGTTGTTTCATCTGTAAGACTTTCTTCAGCTCAGAAAACACTCCGATTTTCACTCAGGTATCCTCTTTTTTCGACTACTGTACAATATTCAAGCCTAGTGCTTCACGCTCTTCAAGTTTTGAACATTTCATAGTTGCTGTGGGTTACAAACCTGTTGGCCATATTATGAAAACGCCTAAATCACATGGAATTTACAATGAAAAAGAAAGtgaaaatgaaattgaCTCTGAGCTTAAAGAGATTATTAAAGTTGCAGGGAAGATCATATCCTGGGACTAG
- the Ap4b1 gene encoding Adaptin N terminal region family protein, translating to MVFPGLDKLPPFPRSKTTYFSNHKKGEVGELRLLLRRMLLDSKSPSTTEKIVSQIIEPNVDHFKVQNTQKRRNVLKKLIGCMTLGIDLSSLYTDVVMVSQTDDPVQKKMIYLYLSNYSMDNPDLAVLAINTLLKDVDSPDPVIRSLALRNLSSFGTNLSNEYATMSVLKKMFDPSDSVKRTAIIGSIRIFKSNCSTYGKDSKSTCDLLQDLKTALRSKNVHVMIDAMCAVSEIAEYDKKIPLTTPSVIYLTNCLKNMNEWEQCYVLELLWTYTPSTKDEMFDLMNLLDDKLKHSSSAMFLATAKCFLMWTRNDLFLQLEVVKRLQDPFLSLINRTRSEISYVLLANILSLIVNVTQLLLENPDFTEENCDSNYNIPFVEHYESFYCQYDDPPYIKALKLNILVSICTEENCVNIIQELKEYVYDMNHYIANKSITALGIIALKIPNQLSCLIEKISDVYKFNLPHLNSSVLHVIRTLFSVYPEREPELLEIVKEPSEYITYPEAKSHHIAILGDYGYDLDHTPYTLEDYIDDPDRTELMTLELLPASVKVFLKRPAEMHSALSRLFESVLESSDYNLSMSGNFYYNLLFTGVEEAEKILFEDNNDRLEYDKDFLLAQDYYFMPDPEWREHFNTVYVLSNCLDFYKSNNPIFFPFEHKDVKTDIFREDGLRKVVENYSPGAQELGNQYERVEQPPEATNNETLLFEELENEVKYFNLVVPETMLEEEFQKAWLESEHSYSTEMESYPNDLNLEEFEGLFLKLNIVTLASSEDGGASTMYMYTKDEQGAIYYIEVIIKEGQVKVTLKVNEMNSNELSLQSFSEILCDFINRWVTR from the exons gGAGAGGTCGGAGAACTAAGGCTCCTTTTGAGGAGGATGTTGTTGGATTCAAAATCTCCATCAACAACTGAAAAAATCGTTTCACAAATCATAGAACCAAATGTTGACCATTTCAAAGTTCAAAATACACAAAAAAGAAGAAATGTACTCAAGAAGCTAATAGGTTGTATGACACTTGGAATTGACCTATCTTCACTATACACAGATGTAGTAATGGTATCGCAAACTGATGACCCAGTTCAAAAGAAGATGATTTATctatatttatcaaattatagTATGGATAATCCAGATTTGGCGGTTTTAGCCATAAATACACTACTAAAGGACGTGGATAGTCCTGACCCTGTAATAAGATCACTTGCTTTGAGGAATTTATCCTCATTTGGAACAAATTTGTCAAATGAATACGCAACCATGTCTGTTTTAAAGAAGATGTTTGACCCATCAGACTCTGTAAAAAGGACAGCGATAATAGGATCGATAAGGATTTTCAAGTCAAATTGTAGTACATACGGAAAGGATTCAAAGAGCACATGTGATTTATTACAGGATTTAAAAACAGCACTAAGGTCCAAAAACGTACATGTTATGATTGACGCAATGTGTGCTGTATCAGAAATTGCTGAATATGATAAGAAGATACCCCTTACAACACCCTCTGTAATATACTTAACAAACTG ccttaaaaatatgaatgaATGGGAGCAATGTTATGTTTTGGAGCTTCTCTGGACATATACACCATCAACCAAGGATGAAATGTTCGACCTTATGAACCTTCTGGATGACAAACTCAAGCACAGCTCATCAGCCATGTTTCTGGCAACCGCAAAGTGTTTCTTAATGTGGACAAGAAATGATTTATTTCTTCAATTGGAAGTTGTTAAACGCTTACAGGACCCATTTCTATCCTTGATCAATCGCACCAGAAGTGAAATTTCATACGTTCTCCTGGCAAATATTCTGTCCCTGATAGTAAACG TTACTCAGTTGTTGCTTGAAAACCCAGACTTCACTGAAGAAAACTGTGATTCAAACTACAATATACCATTTGTTGAACATTACGAGTCTTTTTACTGTCAATATGATGATCCACCCTACATTAAGGCCTTGAAACTGAACATCCTTGTATCAATTTGTACTGAG GAAAACTGTGTTAACATCATCCAAGAATTAAAAGAATATGTTTATGACATGAACCATTATATCGcaaataaatcaataacAGCTTTAGGAATTATAGCACTTAAGATACCCAACCAACTCTCATGTTTAATAGAAAAG ATTTCTGACGTTTACAAGTTCAACCTCCCTCACTTAAACTCCTCTGTTCTTCATGTTATAAGGACTCTTTTCTCGGTGTACCCAGAAAGAGAACCCGAGCTTTTAGAAATTGTCAAGGAGCCCTCCGAATACATAACTTACCCTGAGGCTAAGTCACACCACATAGCAATTTTGG GAGATTATGGGTATGATCTGGACCACACGCCTTATACACTCGAGGATTACATTGATGACCCTGATCGCACTGAACTCATGAC gTTGGAACTACTGCCAGCTTCAGTAAAGGTGTTTCTAAAGAGACCGGCGGAAATGCATAGTGCACTGTCAAGACTTTTCGAAAGC GTTCTGGAATCAAGTGACTATAACCTGTCAATGTCGGGGAACTTTTACTACAACTTGCTTTTTACAGGAGTTGAG gAAGCTGAGAAGATTTTGTTTGAGGACAATAATGATCGACTTGAGTACGATAAGGATTTCTTACTG GCCCAGGACTACTACTTTATGCCTGATCCAGAGTGGAGGGAACATTTTAACACAGTTTACGTCCTTAGTAACTGCCTGGATTTTTACAAGTCGAACAATCCAATATTCTTCCCATTTGAGCATAAGGATGTCAAAACTGATATTTTCAGAGAGGACGGCCTGAGAAAAGTGGTTGAGAACTATTCTCCAGGAGCACAGGAGCTAGGTAACCAATATGAAAGAGTTGAACAGCCTCCAGAGGCCACGAATAATGAAACATTACTGTTTGAGGAGCTTGAGAATGAagttaagtattttaaccTTGTGGTTCCTGAAACAATGTTGGAGGAGGAGTTTCAAAAGGCGTGGCTGGAATCCGAACATTCATACTCCACTGAAATGGAGTCCTACccaaatgatttaaatttagagGAATTTGAAGGGTTATTCTTGAAACTCAACATCGTGACATTG GCTTCAAGTGAAGATGGTGGCGCTAGTACAATGTACATGTATACTAAAGACGAACAAGG agcAATATATTACATTGAAGTGATTATTAAGGAAGGGCAAGTAAAGGTTACACTAAAAGTTAACGAGATGAATAGTAACGAGTTAAGCTTGCAGTCATTCTCGGAGATTCTATGCGACTTCATCAATAGATGGGTCACCCGATGA